Proteins from a genomic interval of Odontesthes bonariensis isolate fOdoBon6 chromosome 7, fOdoBon6.hap1, whole genome shotgun sequence:
- the LOC142383999 gene encoding small ribosomal subunit protein eS27-like, with the protein MRRLRRSQCKMPLAKDLLHPSTDHERRQHKKKRLVQSPNSYFMDVKCPGCYKITTMFSHAQTVVLCVGCSTVLCQPKGGKARLTEGCSFRRKQH; encoded by the exons GCAGATTGCGTCGCTCACAGTGCAAAATGCCC ctggcCAAAGACCTCCTCCATCCTTCAACTGACCACGAGCGAAGAcagcataaaaagaaaagacttgtcCAGAGCCCGAACTCCTACTTTATGGACGTCAAGTGCCCGG gctgcTACAAGATCACCACGATGTTCAGCCATGCACAGACGGTGGTGCTTTGTGTGGGATGCTCAACAGTACTGTGCCAGCCAAAAGGAGGAAAGGCCAGACTGACTGAGG GCTGCTCGTTCCGGAGGAAGCAGCATTAA